In Oryza sativa Japonica Group chromosome 3, ASM3414082v1, one DNA window encodes the following:
- the LOC4334043 gene encoding uncharacterized protein: protein MSGEQPPAAAAAEAAAAAEQQAGSGGGGGWGGWGLSIFSEISRNAVEVAKSAIADIQQPPEQDVGTGDGEEKEKEKAAEGGGEEDEQRKAALDKLENASEDSLLGQGLKVFDSSVETITTGTWQALGSAWKSGSLLVQKLETSASSLAETIQQGELPAKASVIAPTILETGKSFTAKGMEVLERVGKETMEFIIEETGMDVDKGTGEGDPQTEEEQFEEVSFDRCFYIYGGPDQLEELEALSSHYALLFNRKKGKLVAGQKTYYDGKLKEIQQIFSLSTKIDEDGPDSNKGKKIEAADSDSDAEMKKLCDSSVSKAAKMAAGFTTALGGLSPNEIVKRTTNRLETIHSEGVHRLSEMCCLAVSQLLLLGKSVISASSKPKNEDDENDVKIEWPEDPISKAKIIRWKAQSISVDIEKVSASFATGISDVAEAYMAAIQNALADKKDDLSNQNSVQEKAKYISNHLNTDQTSAVSKLQDALQYLAYVVVCSSMPNV, encoded by the exons ATGTCCGGCGAGCAGccacccgccgcggcggcggcggaggccgccgcgGCAGCAGAGCAGcaggccggcagcggcggcggagggggatgGGGAGGGTGGgggctctccatcttctccgAGATCTCCCGCAAT GCGGTGGAGGTCGCGAAGAGCGCCATCGCCGACATACAGCAGCCGCCGGAGCAGGACGTGGGGACCGGAGacggggaggagaaggagaaggagaaggcggccgagggaggaggggaggaggacgagCAGCGGAAGGCGGCGCTGGACAAGCTGGAGAACGCCAGCGAGGACTCGCTCTTGGGACAG GGGCTCAAGGTGTTCGACAGCTCGGTGGAGACTATCACGACTGGGACATGGCAAGCGCTCGGGAGTGCGTGGAAGAGCGGATCACTGCTTGTTCAGAA ATTGGAGACTTCTGCTTCAAGCCTTGCTGAAACCATTCAACAAGGGGAACTGCCTGCTAAAGCATCTGTAATAGCACCAACCATTCTAGAG ACAGGGAAGTCATTTACTGCCAAAGGAATGGAGGTACTTGAACGTGTAGGAAAAGAGACAATGGAGTTTATCATCGAAGAGACTGGTATGGATGTTGACAAAGGTACTGGTGAAGGTGATCCGCAGACAGAAGAGGAGCAGTTTGAAGAAGTGTCATTTGACAGATGCTTCTATATTTATGGAGGACCTGATCAATTAGAG GAGTTGGAGGCACTGTCAAGCCATTATGCACTATTATTTAATAGGAAGAAGGGTAAACTTGTTGCTGGGCAGAAAACATATTATGATGGAAAGCTCAAAGAAATACAACAGATTTTTAGTCTTAGCACCAAGATTGATGAAGATGGACCAGACTCtaacaaaggaaaaaagattGAAGCAGCTGATTCTGATTCTGATGCAGAGATGAAGAAGTTATGCGACTCAAGTGTTAGCAAGGCTGCAAAAATGGCTGCAGG GTTCACCACTGCCTTGGGCGGGCTCTCTCCAAATGAGATTGTCAAACGGACCACTAATAGGCTAGAGACTATTCACTCGGAGGGTGTTCAC AGATTGTCAGAAATGTGTTGCCTTGCAGTCTCTCAACTTCTGCTGCTTGGAAAATCTGTTATTTCGGCTTCTTCTAAACCAAAGAATGAAGATGATGAAAATGATGTGAAAATTGAATGGCCTGAAGATCCTATTTCAAAGGCTAAAATCATCAGATGGAAAGCACAGTCCATCTCCGTGGATATTGAAAAGGTGTCTGCAAGTTTTGCTACAG GAATATCCGATGTGGCTGAAGCTTACATGGCAGCTATACAAAATGCTCTGGCTGACAAGAAGGATGATCTCTCGAACCAAAATTCGGTGCAGGAGAAAGCTAAATACATATCCAACCATCTAAATACCGATCAGACCAGTGCTGTCAGCAAGTTGCAAGACGCCCTCCAATACTTGGCCTATGTTGTTGTTTGCTCTTCAATGCCAAATGTATAA
- the LOC4334044 gene encoding uncharacterized protein: MEEEEAAPECTDAMGSEAAAGDVAETEEVVVASEAEYSWPQLRFDLPPRRLYHFAGQFRSAAAAASASAGNFLKGVKWSPDGSSFLTSCDDNSLRLFYLPEEAYSTEAEHPAEAAVGGEDSYGASIQVNEGEPVYDFCWYPYMSVSDPATCVFATTSRDHPIHLWDATTGELRCTYRAYDAMDEITAALSISFNSTGTKLFAGYNKAIRVFDVHRPGRDFEQHSLLKGCEGPTGIISSISFSPHNGMLAVGSYSQTTAVYAESNMEPLYVLHGQLGGVTQVLFSKDGNYLYTGGRKDPYILCWDIRNTVDIVYKLYRSSDTTNQRIHFDIEPCGRHLATGGQDGMVHIYDLQGGQWVTAFQAAADTVNGFAFHPYLPLATTSSGHRRFGMEDEIEEELSLAGDENCCSVWKFSSLQEA, encoded by the exons atggaggaggaggaagcggcgccgGAGTGTACGGACGCCATggggagcgaggcggcggcgggggatgtGGCTGAGActgaggaggtggtggtggcgtcggAGGCGGAGTATTCGTGGCCTCAGCTCCGGTTCGACCTCCCGCCCCGCCGCCTCTACCACTTCGCTGGCCAgttccgctccgccgccgccgccgcctccgcctccgcgggcAACTTCCTCAAGGGCGTGAAGTGGTCGCCTGACGGGTCCTCCTTCCTCACCAGCTGCGACGACAACTCCCTCCGCCTCTTCTACCT GCCGGAGGAAGCGTACAGTACCGAGGCCGAGCACCCTGCTGAGGCCGCTGTTGGAGGTGAAG atTCCTATGGTGCAAGCATCCAAGTGAACGAGGGTGAGCCTGTATATGACTTCTGCTGGTACCCCTACATGTCTGTATCTG ATCCTGCTACGTGTGTATTTGCGACGACCAGTCGTGATCATCCAATACACCTCTGGGACGCTACCACTGGGGAG CTTCGGTGTACTTACAGAGCGTATGATGCCATGGACGAGATAACGGCTGCACTTTCTATATCCTTCAATTCTACTGGTACTAA GCTCTTTGCTGGGTACAACAAAGCAATTAGAGTGTTTGATGTTCACCGCCCTGGTAGAGATTTTGAGCAGCATTCTTTGCTTAAAGGATGTGAAGGGCCGACTG GTATAATATCTTCAATTTCATTCTCTCCTCACAACGGGATGCTTGCTGTTGGTTCATACAGCCAGACAACAGCTGTGTATGCGGAGAGTAACATGGAGCCTTTATATGTTTTACATGGCCAGCTTGGTGGTGTCACACAG GTACTCTTTTCAAAAGATGGAAACTATTTGTATACTGGAGGGCGCAAG GATCCATACATACTATGTTGGGATATCCGCAACACTGTGGACATTGTTTACAA GCTGTACAGGTCGTCTGATACTACTAATCAAAGGATACATTTTGATATTGAGCCTTGTGGCAGGCATCTTGCCACTGGCGGGCAG GATGGCATGGTACACATTTATGACCTCCAAGGTGGTCAGTGGGTAACAGCCTTCCAAGCAGCAGCTG ATACCGTAAATGGGTTCGCGTTTCATCCATACCTTCCTTTGGCTACAACATCTTCTGGGCACAGAAGATTTGGCATGGAGGATGAAATTGAAGAAGAGCTGAGCTTGGCTG GTGATGAGAACTGCTGCTCGGTCTGGAAATTTTCTTCCTTGCAAGAagcttga